A portion of the Malania oleifera isolate guangnan ecotype guangnan chromosome 3, ASM2987363v1, whole genome shotgun sequence genome contains these proteins:
- the LOC131150388 gene encoding RAP domain-containing protein, chloroplastic isoform X1, whose product MVVSLNIFPPRTWVGPFTFNDKTFQNTPIKNAIATGFLNSKLDLGFLQTNCVKVGDSGYRKSSENDNNEKQSNEERWKLEFLGELEPLVVQPPEKKKKKQPKSRLLRDTDTMDWCVRARRIALKSIEARGLTGNMEDLITVKKKKKNKNKKKLANKDIIENREVGGEDLDFDLEEESQFEDMNPLDGTGQLRKTVGMFVGGMLEERKEKTMETFVHRLSQFSGSSDRRKEINLNKAIVEAQSAEEVLEVVAETIMAVGKGLSPSPLSPLNIATALHRIAKNMDKVSMMTTHRLAFARQREMSMLVAIAMTTLPECSAQGISNISWALSKIGGELLYLSEMDRIAEVALTKVVDFNSQNVANLAGAFASMKHSAPNLFAELSKRASNIIHTFQEQEVAQVLWAFASLFEPADPLLESLDNTFKDVDQLKCCLDEKMSNHNEKCSEETTGVEGALGSPALNFNRDQLGNIAWSYSVLGEMDRVFFSHVWKTLSQFEEYKLSEQYREHIMFASQVHLVNQCLKLEYPHLQLSLNSDLEERIARAGKTKRFNQKKTSSFQKEVARLLVSTGLNWVREHVVDGYSLDAVLIDQKVALEIDGPTHFSRNSGVPLGHTMLKRRYITAAGWKLISVSHQEWEERQGEFEQLDYLREVLKDYVDTGSSSTV is encoded by the exons atggTGGTTTCTTTGAACATATTCCCTCCTCGTACTTGGGTCGGGCCCTTCACTTTCAATGACAAAACCTTTCAGAACACTCCAATTAAAAATGCCATAGCAACTGGGTTTCTTAACTCAAAACTTGATCTGGGCTTTCTTCAGACTAATTGTGTGAAAGTTGGAGATTCAGGTTATAGAAAAAGTTCAGAAAATGATAACAACGAAAAGCAATCAAATGAGGAAAGATGGAAGTTGGAATTCCTCGGGGAACTTGAACCGTTGGTTGTTCAGCCCcctgagaaaaagaagaaaaagcagCCCAAGTCGAGGTTGCTACGAGACACTGATACAATGGATTGGTGTGTCAGGGCAAGGAGGATTGCTCTTAAGTCAATCGAGGCGAGGGGCTTGACTGGTAACATGGAAGACTTGATTActgtaaagaagaaaaagaaaaacaagaacaaGAAAAAACTAGCCAATAAGGACATTATTGAGAATAGGGAAGTAGGTGGGGAAGATTTGGATTTTGATCTGGAGGAAGAAAGTCAATTCGAAGATATGAACCCTCTCGATGGTACTGGACAGCTTAGAAAGACCGTTGGTATGTTTGTGGGTGGCATGCTCgaagaaaggaaagagaaaactATGGAAACTTTTGTTCATAGGCTCTCACAATTCTCTGGATCTTCAGACCGTAGGAAAGAAATCAACTTGAACAAAGCAATTGTTGAAGCACAAAGTGCAGAAGAAGTCTTGGAGGTTGTTGCTGAGACAATTATGGCCGTGGGGAAAGGCTTGAGCCCATCTCCACTCTCTCCATTGAACATTGCCACTGCACTTCATCGAATTGCTAAAAACATGGACAAAGTTTCAATGATGACGACTCATAGGTTGGCATTTGCCCGTCAAAGAGAGATGTCTATGCTTGTGGCTATTGCGATGACTACTTTACCGGAGTGCTCTGCTCAAGGCATATCAAATATTTCTTGGGCATTGTCCAAGATTGGAGGGGAGCTCCTTTATTTATCTGAGATGGATAGAATTGCAGAGGTGGCCCTGACCAAGGTTGTGGATTTCAATTCTCAGAATGTTGCTAATTTGGCGGGTGCTTTTGCTTCAATGAAGCATTCTGCCCCCAATCTCTTTGCAGAATTATCAAAAAGGGCATCAAATATAATTCACACCTTTCAGGAGCAAGAGGTTGCTCAGGTGTTGTGGGCTTTTGCTTCTTTGTTTGAGCCAGCTGACCCTTTGCTTGAGTCTTTGGATAATACTTTCAAAGATGTAGACCAATTAAAATGCTGCTTAGATGAAAAAATGTCAAATCACAATGAAAAATGCAGTGAGGAGACCACCGGAGTGGAAGGAGCTTTAGGATCTCCTGCACTCAATTTCAATAGGGATCAGCTAGGAAATATAGCCTGGTCTTATTCTGTTCTGGGGGAAATGGATCGGGTATTCTTTTCCCATGTTTGGAAAACTCTCAGCCAGTTTGAGGAGTACAAGCTTTCAGAGCAGTATAGGGAGCACATAATGTTTGCTTCCCAGGTTCATCTTGTGAACCAGTGCTTGAAGCTTGAGTACCCACATCTTCAGTTGTCTCTGAATAGTGATCTAGAGGAGAGAATTGCTCGTGCTGGAAAAACAAAGAGGTTTAATCAGAAAAAGACCTCATCATTCCAGAAAGAGGTGGCCCGTCTTCTTGTTAGCACTGGTCTCAATTGGGTCAGAGAACATGTTGTAGATGGATACTCTTTGGATGCGGTCTTGATTGACCAGAAAGTTGCCTTGGAGATTGATGGACCAACTCACTTCTCAAGGAATTCTG GGGTCCCTTTAGGACATACCATGCTAAAGCGCCGCTACATCACTGCTGCTGGTTGGAAGCTCATATCTGTATCTCATCAAGAG
- the LOC131150388 gene encoding RAP domain-containing protein, chloroplastic isoform X2, with the protein MLLQTSCQIRGEGFSLLAGYRKSSENDNNEKQSNEERWKLEFLGELEPLVVQPPEKKKKKQPKSRLLRDTDTMDWCVRARRIALKSIEARGLTGNMEDLITVKKKKKNKNKKKLANKDIIENREVGGEDLDFDLEEESQFEDMNPLDGTGQLRKTVGMFVGGMLEERKEKTMETFVHRLSQFSGSSDRRKEINLNKAIVEAQSAEEVLEVVAETIMAVGKGLSPSPLSPLNIATALHRIAKNMDKVSMMTTHRLAFARQREMSMLVAIAMTTLPECSAQGISNISWALSKIGGELLYLSEMDRIAEVALTKVVDFNSQNVANLAGAFASMKHSAPNLFAELSKRASNIIHTFQEQEVAQVLWAFASLFEPADPLLESLDNTFKDVDQLKCCLDEKMSNHNEKCSEETTGVEGALGSPALNFNRDQLGNIAWSYSVLGEMDRVFFSHVWKTLSQFEEYKLSEQYREHIMFASQVHLVNQCLKLEYPHLQLSLNSDLEERIARAGKTKRFNQKKTSSFQKEVARLLVSTGLNWVREHVVDGYSLDAVLIDQKVALEIDGPTHFSRNSGVPLGHTMLKRRYITAAGWKLISVSHQEWEERQGEFEQLDYLREVLKDYVDTGSSSTV; encoded by the exons ATGTTACTCCAAACCTCCTGCCAAATCCGCGGAGAGGGTTTTTCACTGCTCGCCg GTTATAGAAAAAGTTCAGAAAATGATAACAACGAAAAGCAATCAAATGAGGAAAGATGGAAGTTGGAATTCCTCGGGGAACTTGAACCGTTGGTTGTTCAGCCCcctgagaaaaagaagaaaaagcagCCCAAGTCGAGGTTGCTACGAGACACTGATACAATGGATTGGTGTGTCAGGGCAAGGAGGATTGCTCTTAAGTCAATCGAGGCGAGGGGCTTGACTGGTAACATGGAAGACTTGATTActgtaaagaagaaaaagaaaaacaagaacaaGAAAAAACTAGCCAATAAGGACATTATTGAGAATAGGGAAGTAGGTGGGGAAGATTTGGATTTTGATCTGGAGGAAGAAAGTCAATTCGAAGATATGAACCCTCTCGATGGTACTGGACAGCTTAGAAAGACCGTTGGTATGTTTGTGGGTGGCATGCTCgaagaaaggaaagagaaaactATGGAAACTTTTGTTCATAGGCTCTCACAATTCTCTGGATCTTCAGACCGTAGGAAAGAAATCAACTTGAACAAAGCAATTGTTGAAGCACAAAGTGCAGAAGAAGTCTTGGAGGTTGTTGCTGAGACAATTATGGCCGTGGGGAAAGGCTTGAGCCCATCTCCACTCTCTCCATTGAACATTGCCACTGCACTTCATCGAATTGCTAAAAACATGGACAAAGTTTCAATGATGACGACTCATAGGTTGGCATTTGCCCGTCAAAGAGAGATGTCTATGCTTGTGGCTATTGCGATGACTACTTTACCGGAGTGCTCTGCTCAAGGCATATCAAATATTTCTTGGGCATTGTCCAAGATTGGAGGGGAGCTCCTTTATTTATCTGAGATGGATAGAATTGCAGAGGTGGCCCTGACCAAGGTTGTGGATTTCAATTCTCAGAATGTTGCTAATTTGGCGGGTGCTTTTGCTTCAATGAAGCATTCTGCCCCCAATCTCTTTGCAGAATTATCAAAAAGGGCATCAAATATAATTCACACCTTTCAGGAGCAAGAGGTTGCTCAGGTGTTGTGGGCTTTTGCTTCTTTGTTTGAGCCAGCTGACCCTTTGCTTGAGTCTTTGGATAATACTTTCAAAGATGTAGACCAATTAAAATGCTGCTTAGATGAAAAAATGTCAAATCACAATGAAAAATGCAGTGAGGAGACCACCGGAGTGGAAGGAGCTTTAGGATCTCCTGCACTCAATTTCAATAGGGATCAGCTAGGAAATATAGCCTGGTCTTATTCTGTTCTGGGGGAAATGGATCGGGTATTCTTTTCCCATGTTTGGAAAACTCTCAGCCAGTTTGAGGAGTACAAGCTTTCAGAGCAGTATAGGGAGCACATAATGTTTGCTTCCCAGGTTCATCTTGTGAACCAGTGCTTGAAGCTTGAGTACCCACATCTTCAGTTGTCTCTGAATAGTGATCTAGAGGAGAGAATTGCTCGTGCTGGAAAAACAAAGAGGTTTAATCAGAAAAAGACCTCATCATTCCAGAAAGAGGTGGCCCGTCTTCTTGTTAGCACTGGTCTCAATTGGGTCAGAGAACATGTTGTAGATGGATACTCTTTGGATGCGGTCTTGATTGACCAGAAAGTTGCCTTGGAGATTGATGGACCAACTCACTTCTCAAGGAATTCTG GGGTCCCTTTAGGACATACCATGCTAAAGCGCCGCTACATCACTGCTGCTGGTTGGAAGCTCATATCTGTATCTCATCAAGAG
- the LOC131150389 gene encoding inactive glucose-1-phosphate adenylyltransferase small subunit 2, chloroplastic: protein MVILQFSLPSPVSLPIPVKHLVPEMVHRRGKPALKLPPAVPPNLSVHNSMPHEHLISVFPPINQSVAGIVFGDGSESRLYPLTKRRSEGAIPIGANYRLIDAVMSNCINSNINKIYAFTQFNSTSLNSHLSRAYSGAGLGKEGFVEVIAAYQSPEDQGWFQGTADAVRRCLWLLEECPVVEYLVLPGHHLYRMDYQNLIEAHRNSKAEITIAALSAVKNQDPGFGYLKVNSENNVLEFVEKLDNKLVNFASVKVAKTPKDIAYNNFASMGIYVINRDTMTKLLTEYFPRANDFKSEVIPGAISSGMKVQAYLFDGYWEDMRSIEAFYQANLESTKGKSMGFNLYDKEFPIYTLPRHLPPTLITDAAITDSVIGDGCILHRCNIKRTVVGIKTKIGEGAVIEDSVILGSDIYQIDDVQGRDKSIPIGVGENSHIRKAIVDKNARIGKNVMIINKDKVEEGNREANGYVIRDGIVVVLRGAVIPDGSIL from the exons ATGGTGATTTTGCAGTTCTCTCTCCCCTCTCCTGTAAGCCTTCCAATACCAGTAAAGCACCTGGTCCCTGAAATGGTTCATAGACGCGGGAAACCTGCATTGAAGCTTCCTCCTGCAGTTCCTCCAAACTTGTCTGTGCACAATTCAATGCCACATGAACATCTCATTTCGGTGTTTCCCCCAATAAATCAG AGTGTAGCAGGGATAGTATTTGGAGATGGATCAGAGTCACGGCTCTATCCATTGACAAAGAGAAGATCTGAAGGGGCCATTCCTATAGGAGCAAATTACAGACTCATTGATGCAGTCATGAGCAACTGCATTAACAGTAACATAAACAAGATATATGCATTCACACAATTCAACTCAACATCTCTCAATTCCCACCTTTCAAGAGCTTATTCTGGAGCAGGTCTTGGGAAAGAAGGATTTGTTGAAGTGATTGCAGCATACCAGAGCCCTGAAGACCAAGGCTGGTTTCAG GGAACAGCTGATGCAGTAAGGAGATGTTTGTGGTTGCTAGAAGAGTGCCCTGTGGTTGAGTATTTGGTCCTTCCCGGGCACCATCTCTACAGAATGGACTATCAGAACCTCATAGAGGCCCATCGAAACAGCAAAGCAGAAATAACAATTGCAGCTTTGAGTGCTGTGAAAAATCAAGACCCAGGTTTTGGGTATTTAAAAGTAAATTCTGAGAATAATGTTCTCGAGTTTGTAGAGAAGTTAGACAACAAATTGGTGAATTTTGCTTCT GTAAAAGttgcaaaaacaccaaaggatatTGCCTACAATAATTTTGCTAGTATGGGGATCTACGTCATTAACAGGGATACGATGACAAAACTTCTCACAGAATATTTCCCCAGAGCAAATGACTTCAAGAGCGAAGTAATACCAGGTGCAATATCCTCAGGAATGAAG GTTCAAGCTTACCTGTTTGATGGATATTGGGAGGACATGAGGAGCATTGAAGCATTTTACCAGGCAAATTTGGAAAGCACAAAGGGAAAAAGCATGGGATTTAA CTTATATGACAAAGAATTTCCCATCTACACTTTGCCTCGGCATCTGCCTCCAACTCTAATAACTGATGCTGCAATAACAGATAGTGTCATTGGAGATGGTTGCATTCTTCAT AGGTGCAACATCAAGAGGACTGTAGTTGGCATAAAAACAAAGATTGGGGAGGGGGCTGTGATTGAGGATTCAGTGATCTTGGGTTCTGATATTTATCAG ATAGATGACGTTCAAGGGAGGGACAAGAGCATTCCAATCGGAGTTGGGGAGAACTCTCACATAAGGAAGGCTATAGTAGATAAGAATGCGAGGATTGGCAAAAATGTCATG ATTATAAATAAAGACAAGGTGGAAGAAGGGAACAGAGAAGCTAATGGGTACGTGATCAGAGATGGAATAGTGGTTGTTCTCAGGGGCGCAGTCATCCCTGATGGTAGCATCTTATGA